One Paraburkholderia sp. IMGN_8 DNA window includes the following coding sequences:
- a CDS encoding sigma-70 family RNA polymerase sigma factor: MANRADGKLDWSITMASAQTGNQEAYRRLLHDITPYLRALTARHIRNADDIEDTVQDVLLTLHSVRDTYDPSRPFGPWLVAIANRRIVDGLRRRGRVGSHESSVENEPETFAADEANLQEEAVNARLVREAIEQLPVGQRDAMRMLKLEEMSLQEAAAASGTSVAALKVATHRAMKRLREMFRQRGSKS; encoded by the coding sequence GTGGCCAACCGTGCTGATGGCAAACTGGACTGGTCCATCACCATGGCCAGCGCGCAAACCGGCAACCAGGAAGCCTATCGCCGGCTGCTCCACGACATAACCCCCTATCTTCGTGCGCTCACGGCGCGGCACATCCGGAATGCCGACGATATTGAGGACACGGTTCAGGATGTGCTGCTAACCCTGCACTCAGTACGCGACACCTACGACCCGTCACGTCCGTTCGGACCGTGGCTGGTCGCTATCGCAAACAGACGCATCGTCGACGGTCTGCGCCGGCGTGGACGCGTCGGCTCACATGAATCTTCAGTGGAAAATGAGCCTGAAACCTTTGCTGCTGATGAAGCGAACTTACAGGAAGAGGCTGTGAATGCCCGCCTGGTGAGGGAAGCTATCGAGCAATTGCCTGTCGGACAGCGCGACGCGATGCGCATGCTCAAACTGGAAGAAATGTCTCTGCAGGAGGCCGCCGCTGCAAGCGGAACGTCGGTTGCGGCGTTGAAAGTAGCCACTCACCGGGCAATGAAACGATTACGGGAAATGTTCCGGCAGCGAGGTAGCAAATCATGA
- a CDS encoding mercuric transporter MerT family protein — protein sequence MRPRWATTGSLLAGTAAAFGASACCAGPLLLVVLGVGGAWGSRLTALQPFQPLFVAISIAFFAVAFRRLYAKSEECAVGELARCLRCDIVSASFSGS from the coding sequence GTGCGACCTCGCTGGGCCACCACCGGCTCCCTGCTAGCCGGAACTGCTGCCGCATTTGGGGCATCCGCTTGCTGCGCAGGCCCCTTGCTCCTTGTCGTGCTGGGAGTCGGGGGCGCCTGGGGCTCGCGCCTGACCGCGTTGCAGCCGTTCCAACCCCTGTTTGTCGCCATATCCATCGCCTTTTTCGCGGTCGCTTTCCGCAGGCTCTACGCCAAATCCGAAGAATGTGCGGTGGGCGAGCTTGCGCGGTGCCTTCGGTGCGACATCGTCAGCGCTTCATTTTCTGGGTCGTGA
- a CDS encoding DUF692 domain-containing protein, with amino-acid sequence MDAAYAASQCAHGLIPACAGVGLRSRHHHEVVEGHPPAAWFEVHTENYMGGGSAPGYLEAIRRDYPISLHGVGLSLGSAEGMDAQHLERVRAVIKRVEPGLVSEHLSWSLSGGVYLADLLPLPMTEEALSIVCTHVDQAQTYLQRRISLENPSTYLRFRHSTIPEWEFLAEVARRTGCGILCDVNNIYVSASNHGWNALAYLDALPAKSVTEVHLAGHSVRQLDQGQIIRIDDHGSRVAPPVWDLFEQALKRFGPAPTLIEWDTDVPALEVLMEEAAIAEAAIERQRNDNLCTNAA; translated from the coding sequence ATGGATGCCGCTTATGCTGCGTCGCAATGTGCGCATGGCCTGATTCCGGCGTGCGCCGGGGTCGGGCTGCGCTCTCGTCATCATCATGAGGTTGTCGAAGGGCATCCACCAGCCGCCTGGTTCGAGGTGCACACCGAGAATTACATGGGCGGGGGTAGCGCGCCAGGTTACCTGGAAGCCATCCGCCGGGATTACCCAATCTCGCTCCACGGGGTGGGCCTTTCGTTGGGCAGCGCCGAAGGGATGGATGCCCAGCATCTTGAGCGTGTGCGCGCTGTCATCAAGCGTGTTGAGCCCGGCCTGGTTTCTGAACACCTGTCCTGGAGCCTAAGCGGTGGCGTCTACCTCGCCGACCTGCTGCCGCTGCCGATGACGGAAGAAGCGTTGAGCATTGTCTGCACTCATGTCGACCAGGCCCAGACTTACCTGCAGCGGCGGATTTCATTAGAAAACCCGTCCACCTATCTGCGTTTTCGCCACTCAACCATCCCGGAATGGGAATTTCTTGCAGAGGTCGCGCGACGCACGGGGTGTGGCATTCTCTGCGACGTTAATAATATTTATGTCAGTGCCAGCAATCACGGTTGGAACGCACTCGCCTATCTCGATGCTCTGCCGGCGAAGTCGGTTACCGAGGTTCACCTGGCCGGGCACAGCGTCCGACAGCTTGACCAGGGCCAGATAATTCGCATCGACGACCACGGCTCACGCGTCGCGCCTCCAGTGTGGGACCTGTTTGAGCAAGCCCTCAAGCGCTTTGGACCCGCTCCCACGCTGATTGAATGGGACACTGATGTGCCGGCGCTTGAGGTTCTGATGGAAGAAGCTGCGATTGCAGAGGCCGCTATTGAGAGGCAGCGAAATGACAACCTGTGCACCAACGCTGCTTGA
- a CDS encoding thioredoxin family protein, whose amino-acid sequence MLNVIRRYLLASSLLLVVSTAFAGEQPFNQARFDRLNADGKPNIVYFHATWCPTCKVQQPIVDRLAASPEMKDVTIFVADYDKEVALKRAMKVTQQSTFVVFKGGHEVARSTGQTREQDIRNTFAKAL is encoded by the coding sequence ATGCTGAACGTTATTCGCCGATATCTGCTCGCGTCGAGCCTATTACTGGTCGTCAGTACCGCTTTCGCTGGCGAGCAGCCGTTTAACCAGGCCCGGTTCGACAGGCTGAACGCCGACGGGAAGCCAAACATCGTCTACTTCCATGCGACCTGGTGCCCGACCTGCAAGGTCCAACAACCCATTGTGGACCGTCTGGCAGCGAGCCCGGAAATGAAGGACGTGACCATTTTCGTGGCCGACTACGACAAGGAAGTTGCCCTGAAACGAGCGATGAAAGTGACTCAGCAGTCGACGTTCGTTGTTTTCAAGGGTGGCCACGAGGTTGCACGCTCGACGGGGCAGACACGCGAGCAGGACATTAGGAACACGTTCGCCAAGGCCCTGTAA
- a CDS encoding TetR/AcrR family transcriptional regulator, translated as MARPLEFDRNHALTSAVDAFWRDGYASLSANDLAAHMGVAKSSMYNTFGSKRDVLIQAVTNYASTRTAAVRATLGGGSTGAKLRAMLLDVASHNDGGRGCLLVNTAVELGPHDEGVRQLVKAGFEGMMGSFEEVIRSGQARGDIDSKVDAAKQAMTLVAGIAGLRVMAKSGFTKKQLVPFVETLLAGLLL; from the coding sequence ATGGCAAGGCCACTCGAGTTTGACCGAAACCACGCGCTTACATCTGCGGTCGACGCGTTCTGGCGAGACGGATACGCGTCCCTGTCTGCAAACGACCTGGCGGCACACATGGGCGTGGCCAAGTCGTCCATGTACAACACCTTCGGGTCGAAGCGGGATGTTCTGATTCAGGCAGTTACCAATTACGCAAGCACGCGAACTGCCGCTGTGCGTGCCACGCTTGGCGGGGGAAGCACAGGCGCAAAACTGCGCGCGATGCTGCTTGACGTCGCTAGCCACAATGACGGCGGACGGGGTTGTCTGCTTGTCAACACGGCAGTCGAACTGGGGCCGCACGACGAAGGTGTGAGACAACTCGTCAAAGCGGGGTTCGAGGGCATGATGGGCAGCTTCGAGGAGGTCATCCGGTCCGGTCAGGCACGGGGAGACATCGATTCGAAAGTCGACGCCGCGAAGCAGGCCATGACGCTAGTTGCGGGCATCGCCGGTTTGCGCGTAATGGCGAAGAGCGGCTTCACCAAAAAGCAGCTTGTGCCCTTCGTGGAGACTTTGCTCGCTGGCCTGTTGCTCTAA
- a CDS encoding DUF4148 domain-containing protein, with the protein MKPLRFAAVSVAALAFGYVQAQDMSPATPATSPAVSSTESVGGVPATTSESGMSMGKTRAQVNQEYLRARQSGELDKINQQYGGQ; encoded by the coding sequence ATGAAACCACTCAGATTCGCAGCAGTTAGTGTCGCCGCCCTCGCATTCGGGTACGTTCAGGCTCAGGATATGTCGCCTGCAACGCCGGCCACCAGTCCCGCTGTGTCCTCGACAGAGTCTGTTGGCGGTGTCCCGGCCACGACCAGCGAGTCAGGCATGTCAATGGGCAAAACCCGGGCCCAGGTCAATCAGGAATATCTGCGCGCGCGCCAGTCGGGTGAACTCGACAAGATAAACCAGCAGTATGGCGGGCAATAA
- the merP gene encoding mercury resistance system periplasmic binding protein MerP, with protein MKKLIAVLVATALTVSAALAEGLRTVTLDVTNMDCAVCPITVRKALEKVPGVTSAKVDFASKRAEVVFDPKKVSVDALTNATTDAGYPSHVKQVQ; from the coding sequence ATGAAGAAACTGATTGCTGTGCTCGTCGCGACGGCGTTGACCGTATCCGCGGCCCTCGCCGAGGGGCTTCGCACGGTCACCCTTGACGTCACGAACATGGATTGCGCTGTGTGTCCGATTACGGTTCGCAAGGCACTTGAGAAAGTGCCAGGCGTGACCTCGGCAAAGGTCGACTTCGCAAGCAAACGCGCGGAGGTGGTATTTGACCCGAAGAAGGTTTCGGTCGACGCGTTGACGAACGCCACGACCGATGCTGGCTATCCGTCTCACGTAAAGCAGGTGCAGTGA
- a CDS encoding GDCCVxC domain-containing (seleno)protein — protein MAAVVLDSTITCPVCGHRKEETMPTDVCVWFYECEHCKAVLRPKSGDCCVYCSYGTNRCSPMQQSGSCCA, from the coding sequence ATGGCTGCAGTCGTGCTGGATTCCACCATCACGTGTCCGGTGTGCGGACACAGGAAAGAAGAGACGATGCCCACTGACGTTTGTGTGTGGTTTTACGAATGCGAGCATTGCAAGGCAGTGCTCAGACCGAAATCCGGGGATTGCTGCGTGTACTGCTCGTACGGCACCAACAGGTGCTCGCCGATGCAGCAGTCCGGTTCCTGCTGCGCCTGA
- a CDS encoding DoxX family protein, with translation MMPESQSAHRSSILTDRILRAVGWLERVPYTVLALPLRLAIATVFWNSAMTKLADWNAALELFREDYRLPLLPPELAAYLAVSIELTTPVLLVLGLATRPVALVLLGMTTVIEVFVYPQAWPTHIQWAAMLLVLLCRGAGKWSLDYLLYRRFSSSPASRV, from the coding sequence ATGATGCCGGAATCGCAATCCGCTCATCGCAGTTCGATACTGACTGACCGCATCCTACGTGCCGTCGGGTGGCTGGAGCGGGTGCCGTACACGGTTCTCGCGCTTCCACTGAGGCTCGCGATTGCCACGGTCTTCTGGAACTCGGCGATGACCAAACTGGCCGACTGGAATGCCGCGCTCGAGTTATTCAGGGAAGACTATCGACTACCGTTGCTTCCTCCCGAGTTGGCAGCCTACCTGGCGGTGTCAATCGAACTAACGACACCTGTTCTACTTGTGCTCGGCCTGGCGACGCGCCCCGTAGCGTTGGTCCTGCTCGGCATGACGACTGTAATTGAGGTGTTCGTGTATCCGCAGGCATGGCCCACGCACATTCAATGGGCTGCAATGCTGCTGGTTCTACTGTGCCGGGGCGCCGGAAAATGGTCATTGGACTACTTGTTATACAGACGCTTTAGTAGCAGCCCGGCGTCAAGGGTGTAA
- a CDS encoding tryptophan leader peptide, which produces MSWKFWKTSQTSAIKWPTDAYGSVRFLLGMFLSHNVPPFSQWRTPEVTFSPDIEVTAEISARGYQLAIWFWMFSAKYDAIASRMARDAFCLFADEADPSMGTMIESLLSLQDRVNQAYQDTPREERSLSRDGETTELPLEFFMATGFLLQTSDSPYFGIVGDDMNGDDITLAECLSHAAQQAIAIFTPMQQALVAFDPRTFPKWKWSAHPGAFERHLQRRHDNPLFSERRRVVDADDVYEARVKDARALKAIRDDVAELAEVFLGQTELPMDWHPFLNGIRVRLDTLETRRLVQGGESASLGEALAELRKHVLDIWRVALGNSPEQLEVLNRAETNQHRQREALYGTVWMRHLLSEGTLLPADEVVPALLSEDSVEIAKAVAVMTAEPGLHDALANCRAGALALVRDARASGHALPGIDEKLRILESN; this is translated from the coding sequence ATGAGCTGGAAATTCTGGAAGACGTCGCAAACCTCTGCCATCAAGTGGCCTACCGACGCTTACGGCTCTGTGCGCTTTCTGCTGGGCATGTTCCTGAGTCACAACGTTCCCCCCTTCTCGCAATGGCGCACTCCTGAGGTCACCTTCTCGCCGGACATCGAAGTGACGGCTGAGATTTCCGCCAGAGGCTATCAATTGGCGATTTGGTTCTGGATGTTTTCGGCTAAGTACGACGCAATTGCGAGTCGGATGGCGCGTGACGCGTTTTGTCTTTTTGCCGACGAGGCGGACCCCTCGATGGGGACGATGATTGAGAGTCTGCTCAGTCTCCAGGACAGGGTGAACCAAGCCTACCAGGACACTCCGCGCGAGGAACGGAGCCTGTCCCGCGATGGGGAGACGACCGAGTTGCCGTTGGAATTCTTCATGGCGACTGGGTTCCTCCTGCAGACTTCCGACTCGCCCTATTTCGGAATAGTCGGTGACGACATGAACGGTGACGACATCACGCTGGCAGAGTGCCTGAGTCATGCGGCTCAGCAAGCTATCGCCATCTTTACACCAATGCAACAGGCGCTCGTCGCGTTTGACCCGCGCACGTTCCCGAAATGGAAGTGGAGCGCTCATCCGGGGGCGTTCGAGCGGCACTTGCAGCGCCGCCACGACAATCCGCTCTTTTCTGAGCGACGCCGGGTGGTTGACGCGGACGACGTCTACGAAGCTCGTGTGAAGGACGCTCGGGCGCTCAAGGCGATACGGGACGATGTGGCAGAACTCGCGGAGGTGTTTTTGGGACAGACTGAGCTGCCAATGGACTGGCACCCTTTTCTGAATGGAATTCGGGTGCGCCTAGATACCTTGGAGACCCGGCGGCTCGTGCAGGGCGGTGAGAGCGCAAGCCTAGGAGAAGCTCTTGCGGAGCTGCGTAAGCACGTTCTCGACATTTGGCGCGTCGCCCTGGGCAACAGCCCCGAGCAGCTCGAGGTGCTAAATCGGGCCGAAACTAACCAGCATAGACAGCGCGAGGCGCTGTATGGAACGGTCTGGATGCGCCATCTCCTGAGCGAAGGCACGCTGCTGCCGGCCGATGAGGTTGTGCCCGCGCTGCTAAGCGAGGACTCTGTTGAAATCGCAAAAGCGGTGGCCGTTATGACAGCCGAGCCGGGCTTGCATGACGCCCTGGCTAATTGCAGGGCGGGCGCTTTGGCCCTCGTTAGAGATGCCCGGGCCAGCGGGCATGCGCTGCCGGGCATCGATGAGAAGCTGCGCATACTGGAAAGCAATTAG
- the merR gene encoding Hg(II)-responsive transcriptional regulator: MQEMTIGQLAEAAEVNVETVRYYHRRGLLPAPPRPAGGIRRYPTAVLTRLRFIRRSQSLGFTLDEVEALLSLHDGQACNSARAIAEHKLVDVRQRIQDLSMLEAALATLVQRCSTSKGKVSCPLIDTLMNGGELTP; this comes from the coding sequence ATGCAGGAAATGACCATCGGACAGCTGGCTGAAGCGGCAGAGGTCAACGTCGAAACAGTGAGGTACTACCATCGTCGCGGGTTACTGCCGGCGCCACCCCGCCCAGCAGGCGGCATCCGCCGATACCCGACAGCCGTACTGACGAGACTTCGCTTTATCAGGCGGTCCCAGTCGCTTGGCTTTACGCTCGATGAGGTGGAGGCCCTGTTGTCTCTGCATGATGGTCAAGCGTGCAACTCCGCGCGCGCTATCGCCGAACACAAGCTTGTCGATGTGCGCCAGCGCATCCAGGATTTGTCCATGCTGGAAGCCGCGTTGGCGACACTGGTACAGCGCTGTTCGACGTCGAAAGGCAAGGTGTCGTGCCCGCTCATCGACACGCTCATGAACGGCGGTGAGCTGACCCCGTGA
- a CDS encoding DUF2282 domain-containing protein, whose protein sequence is MNKHIMAASTLSSAIGLALAMQVVPVQAQTMKDMSGMPQVVKDNMARMEANKLEKCYGVNAVSKNDCAEGAHSCAGQATQARDAKSFVLLPAGDCSKIQGGKLKPA, encoded by the coding sequence ATGAACAAACATATTATGGCCGCCTCGACCTTGTCTTCGGCAATCGGCCTGGCACTCGCCATGCAGGTGGTACCGGTTCAGGCCCAGACCATGAAGGACATGAGCGGAATGCCGCAAGTTGTGAAGGACAACATGGCCCGGATGGAAGCGAACAAACTGGAGAAGTGCTACGGCGTCAATGCCGTATCGAAAAATGACTGCGCAGAGGGAGCGCACTCCTGCGCAGGGCAAGCCACCCAGGCACGTGATGCCAAGTCATTCGTGCTGCTTCCCGCTGGGGATTGCAGCAAAATCCAGGGCGGCAAGCTGAAGCCGGCTTGA
- a CDS encoding carboxymuconolactone decarboxylase family protein, protein MNATAKLSFPHLTVDTADARAREVLETARKATGGIPNMYAGMANMPALLDTYLHGYQLFRKESTLTSAEQELVFLVISRVNECTYCVAAHSWIADKVSKTPEQAIQAVRDDEMIEDPKLRALAEFTRTMVISRGNPTQAQLEAFVSAGYTEKNVLEIILALAVKTISNYSNHLLHTEVDAKFASTAWAPKA, encoded by the coding sequence ATGAACGCTACTGCAAAGCTTTCTTTTCCGCACCTTACCGTAGACACAGCCGATGCCCGCGCACGGGAAGTCCTGGAGACGGCACGCAAGGCAACCGGTGGCATCCCGAACATGTATGCGGGCATGGCCAACATGCCTGCATTGCTCGATACATATCTGCACGGCTATCAGCTCTTCCGGAAGGAGTCGACGCTCACTTCCGCAGAGCAGGAACTGGTTTTTCTTGTCATCTCGCGCGTGAATGAGTGCACATATTGTGTTGCCGCGCATAGCTGGATTGCTGACAAGGTATCGAAAACCCCGGAGCAGGCCATCCAGGCCGTGCGCGACGACGAAATGATTGAGGACCCAAAGCTTCGTGCGCTCGCCGAGTTCACACGGACGATGGTGATATCCCGTGGGAATCCGACACAAGCCCAGTTGGAGGCATTCGTGAGCGCAGGTTATACCGAGAAGAACGTGTTGGAAATCATTCTGGCCCTAGCCGTCAAAACCATCAGTAACTATTCGAATCACCTGCTCCATACTGAGGTTGATGCGAAGTTCGCGAGTACGGCCTGGGCGCCGAAGGCATAG
- a CDS encoding class I SAM-dependent methyltransferase, giving the protein MDSKNHWEDVYRSKAPDAVSWYRSHLDTSLRLIEKIAPDRNAAIIDVGGGESTLVDDLLQRGYRDLTVLDMSAVAIDATRKRLGSISGQVTWVESDITVVDLPEHRYDVWHDRAAFHFLMEPSQRDAYIRVLTRALRPNGHVVIATFGPLGPNRCSGLEVRRYDAQQLSDEFGAGFELVTGTLEDHHTPAGSSQQFLYCSFLKL; this is encoded by the coding sequence ATGGACAGCAAAAATCACTGGGAAGACGTGTACCGGTCCAAAGCTCCTGATGCAGTCAGTTGGTATCGGTCACACCTCGACACTTCACTGAGGCTGATTGAAAAAATCGCGCCGGACCGGAACGCCGCGATTATTGACGTGGGCGGAGGAGAGTCGACGCTGGTCGATGATTTACTTCAGCGCGGATACCGGGACCTGACAGTGCTCGATATGTCCGCCGTCGCTATCGATGCGACAAGGAAGCGTTTGGGTTCTATCTCCGGGCAGGTAACGTGGGTCGAATCCGATATTACGGTGGTCGACCTTCCTGAGCACCGATACGACGTGTGGCATGACCGCGCCGCCTTCCACTTCCTGATGGAGCCATCGCAACGGGACGCTTACATCCGCGTGCTGACGAGAGCACTCAGGCCGAATGGCCACGTTGTGATAGCCACATTCGGACCACTGGGACCAAACAGGTGCAGCGGGCTGGAAGTAAGGCGATACGACGCACAACAGCTCTCCGATGAATTCGGTGCAGGGTTCGAGTTGGTAACAGGCACACTCGAAGACCACCACACGCCGGCTGGCTCCAGCCAGCAGTTTCTTTACTGCAGTTTCCTGAAGCTGTGA
- a CDS encoding cytochrome c biogenesis CcdA family protein, whose amino-acid sequence MDFTPGTYALGFLAGALTTLSPCVLALVPILVVSALAAHRLGVVALAAGLGVSFSVIGIFVATVGVSLGLDNEVFRRVAAVLMILFGLAMFSHRLQAIFNRAAAGIGGPSQNWLSRIKGDTLPGQFAVGLLLGAVWSPCVGPTLGAATTLAAQGGSLGNIALLMGIFGVGAGLPLAVLGSLSRASTQKLRRRLGPVGTAGTIILGAVFIAVGMLVLTGLDKTLETALLSASPAWLTDFTTSL is encoded by the coding sequence ATGGATTTCACTCCTGGTACGTACGCGCTCGGGTTCCTCGCCGGAGCCCTGACGACGTTGTCACCCTGCGTGCTTGCCCTCGTTCCCATTCTCGTTGTGTCTGCATTGGCGGCACATCGGCTGGGGGTGGTTGCACTCGCCGCCGGATTGGGTGTGTCCTTCTCGGTCATCGGCATTTTTGTAGCGACAGTCGGTGTGTCGTTGGGACTGGATAACGAGGTGTTCCGTCGCGTGGCCGCCGTGCTGATGATTCTTTTTGGACTCGCGATGTTTTCCCACCGATTGCAGGCCATTTTCAATCGCGCGGCCGCAGGGATAGGTGGTCCCAGCCAGAACTGGCTCAGCCGGATAAAGGGCGATACCCTGCCAGGCCAGTTCGCGGTCGGACTGCTGCTGGGAGCCGTCTGGAGTCCTTGCGTCGGACCAACATTGGGCGCGGCAACCACGCTCGCCGCGCAAGGTGGAAGTCTCGGCAATATCGCACTATTGATGGGCATATTTGGCGTCGGAGCCGGGCTTCCGCTGGCGGTTCTCGGCTCCCTTTCGCGGGCCTCGACGCAGAAGCTGCGACGCCGACTTGGCCCAGTGGGAACGGCAGGGACAATCATCCTCGGAGCGGTGTTCATCGCCGTCGGCATGCTCGTGCTTACGGGGCTGGACAAGACGCTGGAGACAGCGCTGCTGTCTGCAAGCCCCGCGTGGCTGACGGACTTCACAACGTCCCTTTGA
- a CDS encoding DUF1109 domain-containing protein — MTRTSDLIDVLVADATPVRRLRPPAARAACWLLFAAAVMLFVGIAHGVRADLPVKLHQPLFAIGVATAMATGILAATAAFLASVPGRSRHWLLLPAPASLAWVATIGYGCLTDWVTIGPEGMSLGETARCFATLVLIGMPLSLVMLIMLRHVARLSPGPVTMVGSLAVAAITAVALSILHPLDGTAMILLWNLGVAALYLSLSGRYGHRLLSWVAQR, encoded by the coding sequence ATGACTCGGACCTCCGACCTGATTGACGTGCTGGTCGCGGACGCAACACCGGTCCGGCGTCTGCGGCCCCCCGCGGCGAGAGCTGCATGCTGGTTGTTGTTTGCCGCAGCTGTGATGCTCTTCGTCGGTATCGCACATGGGGTGCGTGCCGACCTGCCGGTCAAACTGCATCAGCCCCTCTTCGCCATCGGCGTAGCTACAGCGATGGCAACAGGTATTCTGGCCGCCACAGCGGCATTTCTTGCCAGCGTGCCAGGCAGGTCTCGCCATTGGCTTCTGTTGCCGGCACCGGCTTCTCTCGCCTGGGTAGCTACGATTGGCTATGGTTGCCTGACCGATTGGGTCACGATTGGACCGGAGGGCATGTCACTTGGCGAAACGGCCAGATGCTTTGCTACCCTGGTATTAATCGGTATGCCGCTATCGCTCGTGATGCTGATTATGCTGCGCCACGTCGCTCGACTGTCACCCGGTCCGGTCACGATGGTAGGCAGTCTCGCGGTTGCCGCAATAACTGCGGTCGCGCTGTCAATTCTCCACCCGCTCGACGGAACGGCGATGATATTGCTGTGGAACCTTGGCGTCGCCGCGCTTTATCTGTCATTGAGTGGCCGGTACGGTCATCGACTTTTGAGCTGGGTGGCGCAGCGCTGA
- a CDS encoding DNA-binding domain-containing protein, translating to MTTCAPTLLELQCAVRRDLLGIADGDACEYVVPDGLAPQARFAIYRNTANSTLLTALRLTYPAVQALVGSEFFEGAARLFIEQCPPSSALLDSYGESFAEFLAQMPEAASLDYLPDTARLEWAVNEALHAPDAKPLDLRRLEQFDAADMHAVRFLPSPAARVLASSFPVDAIWHAVLTRDDSAMANINLAADPVWLYIHRGPSGVEVNRMAEGQCRFTAALLAGRPLHDALVDVPDAETSVWLAHLLASGCFVDSCLSDETSIQTSKAIGRQIT from the coding sequence ATGACAACCTGTGCACCAACGCTGCTTGAGTTGCAATGTGCGGTCCGCCGGGACTTGCTTGGGATTGCCGATGGCGACGCATGCGAGTACGTCGTGCCGGACGGCCTGGCTCCCCAGGCACGGTTCGCCATTTACCGAAATACGGCGAACAGCACGCTGCTTACAGCGCTGCGGCTGACTTATCCGGCCGTGCAGGCTCTGGTCGGGTCCGAATTCTTCGAAGGCGCAGCCCGACTTTTTATTGAGCAATGCCCACCGTCGAGCGCACTGCTAGACAGCTACGGCGAGTCGTTTGCGGAATTTCTGGCACAGATGCCGGAAGCGGCGTCTCTTGACTATCTGCCAGATACGGCACGACTTGAATGGGCCGTGAATGAGGCGCTGCACGCGCCAGACGCAAAGCCGCTTGACTTACGGCGCCTTGAGCAATTCGACGCAGCCGACATGCACGCCGTAAGGTTTTTGCCGAGCCCTGCCGCACGGGTACTTGCGTCGTCCTTTCCCGTCGATGCCATCTGGCACGCGGTGTTGACGCGGGACGACAGCGCAATGGCGAACATCAATCTGGCCGCTGACCCGGTCTGGTTGTATATCCACCGAGGGCCTTCGGGCGTCGAGGTGAACCGGATGGCGGAAGGGCAATGCCGGTTCACGGCTGCCTTGCTTGCGGGGCGCCCCTTGCATGATGCCCTAGTCGACGTGCCGGACGCAGAGACATCTGTCTGGCTCGCACACCTTCTTGCGTCGGGATGCTTTGTCGACAGCTGCCTATCAGATGAGACATCCATCCAAACCAGCAAAGCAATTGGGAGGCAAATTACATGA